One part of the Salvelinus fontinalis isolate EN_2023a chromosome 4, ASM2944872v1, whole genome shotgun sequence genome encodes these proteins:
- the LOC129853829 gene encoding RING finger protein 37-like isoform X2: MQKWSLQRKAQVIVSSYISDSSCELFYKNISRKHASVKTMVVNLCLPHFKTTIQCDKLCADGYDVTNLLSADPAVRRRGFKLEYFLRPPVQVTLQFGFQVEVCRVDVELWPWGMDRGQACKRLEISTSSDPPLPHNHSLEQGQSQVQQGQEKGQQWDQAKAQFKGHQWSLQAQQWSQQGQEKSQQWAQRGQTQSHTDTSQGDFRLVGRCELREETHVSFSHPCFRPRPPFPSLPPPPREGCRQEELWSRGPLSLGSVKQLRVSVPYGAGASAMGLKALAVWGLPSRCCPPEEAERVRIAHENATLRPAPQLSHLASAQPSPVVQPQPLSQTTTATSLLQVPEDFLDPLTQEVMLLPMLLPSGVSVDSSTLEEYQRREATWGRVPNDPFTGVPFIPEAQALPNPHLKSRIDRFLLQTGLEVREGMVGRQVQGESPHTSRLIPPQRTGDSGDSAVTTAAAAIESANHQGALSRNSGTLTQTTQKRAESVNTERSHSTQHRGTGAFNNRVKNGNGKDRCAGKVGCKEGLVDRVSPQDGGPDLGSRRKRELEVWATLIRSKGKGEPPTAKAASASAGHAKELLPDSKRLRTDTNSTISTATVPSGSSNEHCSSASLDHEQRLSASLDQALLSALQGRPSFTSYTSQTPQVQHKHTDTPADTPTAFPISLLPPLLSPLPFLSLPGENRCGSCSCSLSVYSTSPSAYRLPCGHFLCRPCLHRKSRPLVTTAMPNHILCPTCNIPASSSNITRVHH, from the exons CTGTGTGCAGATGGGTATGACGTCACCAACCTCCTATCGGCTGACCCAGCAGTCCGGAGGCGGGGTTTTAAGCTGGAGTACTTCCTTCGGCCACCCGTTCAG GTGACACTGCAGTTTGGTTTCCAGGTGGAAGTGTGTCGGGTGGATGTGGAGCTGTGGCCCTGGGGGATGGACCGTGGACAGGCCTGCAAGAGGCTGGAGATCAGCACCAGCTCTGATCCCCCACTCCCTCACAACCACAGCCTAGAGCAGGGCCAAAGTCAGGTCCAACAAGGCCAAGAGAAGGGCCAGCAATGGGACCAAGCCAAGGCCCAATTCAAAGGCCACCAATGGAGCCTCCAGGCCCAACAATGGAGCCAACAAGGCCAGGAGAAGAGCCAGCAATGGGCCCAACGTGGCCAAACTCAGAGTCACACAGACACCAGCCAGGGGGATTTCCGCCTAGTGGGACGCTGTGAACTAAGAGAAGAGACCCATGTCAGTTTCTCCCATCCCTGTTTCCGCCCGCGCCCTCCATTCCCCTCCCTGCCACCGCCCCCCCGAGAGGGGTGTAGACAAGAGGAACTGTGGAGCAGGGGGCCGCTCTCACTAGGCTCTGTGAAGCAACTCCGTGTGTCAGTGCCATATGGTGCGGGTGCCTCTGCGATGGGGCTCAAGGCACTGGCAGTGTGGGGGCTGCCTTCTCGCTGCTGTCCTCCAGAGGAGGCGGAGAGGGTGAGAATAGCACATGAGAATGCTACCCTGAGACCAGCGCCACAGCTTAGCCACTTGGCATCAGCGCAGCCTTCACCTGTCGTTCAACCACAGCCACTGTCACAGACGACAACAGCAACTAG CCTCCTGCAGGTCCCTGAGGATTTCCTGGACCCCCTGACCCAGGAAGTGATGCTGCTCCCTATGCTGCTGCCCAGCGGAGTGTCTGTGGACAGCTCCACTCTGGAAGAGTACCAGAGGAGGGAGGCTACCTGGGGTCGTGTCCCCAACGACCCCTTCACCGGTGTCCCCTTCATCCCTGAGGCACAGGCCCTCCCCAACCCCCACCTGAAGAGCCGCATCGACCGCTTCCTGCTTCagacagggttagaggtcagggaggGGATGGTGGGGAGGCAGGTCCAGGGGGAGAGTCCGCACACCTCCAGGCTCATACCCCCACAGAggactggggacagtggggaCTCTGCTgtcactactgctgctgctgctatagAGTCAGCCAACCACCAGGGTGCACTTAGCAGGAACAGTGGGACTCTCACACAGACTACCCAAAAACGTGCAGAAAGTGTAAATACTGAGAGGAGCCACTCTACACAGCACAGGGGAACCGGAGCTTTTAACAACAGGGTGAAGAATGGGAATGGGAAGGACCGGTGTGCTGGTAAAGTTGGTTGTAAAGAAGGGCTAGTGGATAGAGTGAGTCCCCAGGATGGGGGGCCAGATTTGGGgagtaggaggaagagagagctgGAGGTTTGGGCCACTCTGATCCGCTCTAAGGGAAAGGGTGAGCCCCCCACGGCCAAAGCAGCCTCTGCTAGTGCTGGTCACGCCAAGGAGCTACTTCCTGACTCGAAAAGACTAAGAACAGACACAAACTCCACTATCTCCACAG CCACCGTTCCCAGCGGTAGCTCCAATGAGCATTGTTCGTCTGCCAGTCTAGACCATGAGCAGCGTTTGTCTGCCAGTCTAGACCAGGCCCTTCTCTCAGCCCTGCAGGGCCGACCCTCCTTTACCTCCTACACCTCCCAAACCCCCCAggtccaacacaaacacacagacacacccgcTGACACCCCAACAG CTTTTCCtatttctctccttcccccccttctctctccccttccctttctctctctcccaggtgagAACAGGTGTGGTTCGTGTTCCTGCTCTCTGTCCGTCTACTCGACCTCTCCGTCAGCATACCGCCTGCCCTGTGGTCACTTCCTGTGCCGCCCCTGCCTACACAGGAAGTCCCGCCCACTTGTCACCACAGCAATGCCCAATCACATCCTATGTCCCACCTGCAATATCCCTGCCTCTTCCAGTAACATCACGCGCGTGCATCACTGA
- the LOC129853834 gene encoding UDP-N-acetylglucosamine/UDP-glucose/GDP-mannose transporter-like → MSAMSTSANLPESEHSVRLKFLSAAFYAVSSFLIIVVNKTILTNYRFPSYMFLGIGQMTTTILILYFAKMNQTVHFQDFDRSVFVKIFPLPLLYVGNHITGLASTKKLSLPMFTVLRKFTILMTMIMEARLLRKTFPNRLIYSVLAIVFGALVAASSDLAFDAEAYTFILLNDVFTAASGVYTKKKLGTEGLGKYGILFYNAFIIVIPTLLASAFTGDLHKAITYEHWLNAPFVSCFLISCIMGFVLMYSIVLCSHYNSALTTTVVGAIKNVAVAYIGMFLGGDYLFSWTNFLGLNICISGGLVYSYLTFHSSSKPSQSDESGIQGNQDQLIIPMMDDSIDRLPVK, encoded by the exons ATGTCTGCCATGTCTACCTCAGCTAATTTACCAGAATCCGAACATTCCGTACGGTTAAAGTTTTTATCTGCTGCGTTCTACGCTGTCAGTTCTTTTTTGATCATTGTTGTGAACAAAACGATTCTCACAAACTACAG ATTTCCCTCCTATATGTTTCTAGGAATTGGCCAG ATGACTACTACAATCCTCATTCTCTATTTTGCTAAAATGAACCAAACAGTTCACTTCCAAGACTTTGACAGAAGCGTTTTCGTCAAA ATCTTCCCACTACCTTTGCTGTATGTTGGAAACCACATAACAGGACTGGCTAGTACAAAGAAGTTAAG CTTACCCATGTTCACAGTATTAAGGAAGTTCACCATATTGATGACAATGATCATGGAAGCAAGGCTATTGAG AAAAACATTCCCTAATCGTCTTATCTACAGTGTTCTGGCCATAGTTTTTGGAGCTTTGGTGGCTGCCAG CTCTGATTTGGCCTTTGATGCAGAGGCCTACACGTTCATTCTGCTTAATGATGTCTTCACTGCTGCCAGTGGTGTGTACACCAAGAAGAAGCTGGGAACTGAG GGTCTTGGAAAATACGGGATCTTATTTTACAATGCATTCATCATCGTCATCCCAACTCTTCTGGCAAGTGCATTTACTGGGGATTTACACAAG GCCATCACATATGAACACTGGTTGAATGCCCCCTTTGTTTCCTGCTTCCTTATTTCCTGCATCATGGG GTTTGTGCTGATGTATTCCATAGTGCTGTGTAGCCACTACAACTCTGCACTGACCACCACGGTGGTGGGAGCAATTAAG AACGTTGCTGTGGCCTACATCGGCATGTTTTTAGGTGGAGACTACCTGTTTTCATGGACAAACTTCCTGGGGTTAAATATTTG TATATCAGGGGGACTTGTGTATTCCTACCTGACGTTCCACAGCAGCAGCAAACCATCCCAAAGCGATGAAAGCGGAATACAGGGAAACCAGGATCAGCTGATCATTCCCATGATGGACGATTCCATAGACAGACTCCCTGTGAAATAA
- the LOC129853829 gene encoding RING finger protein 37-like isoform X1 → MQKWSLQRKAQVIVSSYISDSSCELFYKNISRKHASVKTMVVNLCLPHFKTTIQCDKLCADGYDVTNLLSADPAVRRRGFKLEYFLRPPVQVTLQFGFQVEVCRVDVELWPWGMDRGQACKRLEISTSSDPPLPHNHSLEQGQSQVQQGQEKGQQWDQAKAQFKGHQWSLQAQQWSQQGQEKSQQWAQRGQTQSHTDTSQGDFRLVGRCELREETHVSFSHPCFRPRPPFPSLPPPPREGCRQEELWSRGPLSLGSVKQLRVSVPYGAGASAMGLKALAVWGLPSRCCPPEEAERVRIAHENATLRPAPQLSHLASAQPSPVVQPQPLSQTTTATSLLQVPEDFLDPLTQEVMLLPMLLPSGVSVDSSTLEEYQRREATWGRVPNDPFTGVPFIPEAQALPNPHLKSRIDRFLLQTGLEVREGMVGRQVQGESPHTSRLIPPQRTGDSGDSAVTTAAAAIESANHQGALSRNSGTLTQTTQKRAESVNTERSHSTQHRGTGAFNNRVKNGNGKDRCAGKVGCKEGLVDRVSPQDGGPDLGSRRKRELEVWATLIRSKGKGEPPTAKAASASAGHAKELLPDSKRLRTDTNSTISTGKWYIGVDNSKSVRAKHRGIHSLASSKAFIEGWIYQIFECVTHECCCVIPFVPATVPSGSSNEHCSSASLDHEQRLSASLDQALLSALQGRPSFTSYTSQTPQVQHKHTDTPADTPTAFPISLLPPLLSPLPFLSLPGENRCGSCSCSLSVYSTSPSAYRLPCGHFLCRPCLHRKSRPLVTTAMPNHILCPTCNIPASSSNITRVHH, encoded by the exons CTGTGTGCAGATGGGTATGACGTCACCAACCTCCTATCGGCTGACCCAGCAGTCCGGAGGCGGGGTTTTAAGCTGGAGTACTTCCTTCGGCCACCCGTTCAG GTGACACTGCAGTTTGGTTTCCAGGTGGAAGTGTGTCGGGTGGATGTGGAGCTGTGGCCCTGGGGGATGGACCGTGGACAGGCCTGCAAGAGGCTGGAGATCAGCACCAGCTCTGATCCCCCACTCCCTCACAACCACAGCCTAGAGCAGGGCCAAAGTCAGGTCCAACAAGGCCAAGAGAAGGGCCAGCAATGGGACCAAGCCAAGGCCCAATTCAAAGGCCACCAATGGAGCCTCCAGGCCCAACAATGGAGCCAACAAGGCCAGGAGAAGAGCCAGCAATGGGCCCAACGTGGCCAAACTCAGAGTCACACAGACACCAGCCAGGGGGATTTCCGCCTAGTGGGACGCTGTGAACTAAGAGAAGAGACCCATGTCAGTTTCTCCCATCCCTGTTTCCGCCCGCGCCCTCCATTCCCCTCCCTGCCACCGCCCCCCCGAGAGGGGTGTAGACAAGAGGAACTGTGGAGCAGGGGGCCGCTCTCACTAGGCTCTGTGAAGCAACTCCGTGTGTCAGTGCCATATGGTGCGGGTGCCTCTGCGATGGGGCTCAAGGCACTGGCAGTGTGGGGGCTGCCTTCTCGCTGCTGTCCTCCAGAGGAGGCGGAGAGGGTGAGAATAGCACATGAGAATGCTACCCTGAGACCAGCGCCACAGCTTAGCCACTTGGCATCAGCGCAGCCTTCACCTGTCGTTCAACCACAGCCACTGTCACAGACGACAACAGCAACTAG CCTCCTGCAGGTCCCTGAGGATTTCCTGGACCCCCTGACCCAGGAAGTGATGCTGCTCCCTATGCTGCTGCCCAGCGGAGTGTCTGTGGACAGCTCCACTCTGGAAGAGTACCAGAGGAGGGAGGCTACCTGGGGTCGTGTCCCCAACGACCCCTTCACCGGTGTCCCCTTCATCCCTGAGGCACAGGCCCTCCCCAACCCCCACCTGAAGAGCCGCATCGACCGCTTCCTGCTTCagacagggttagaggtcagggaggGGATGGTGGGGAGGCAGGTCCAGGGGGAGAGTCCGCACACCTCCAGGCTCATACCCCCACAGAggactggggacagtggggaCTCTGCTgtcactactgctgctgctgctatagAGTCAGCCAACCACCAGGGTGCACTTAGCAGGAACAGTGGGACTCTCACACAGACTACCCAAAAACGTGCAGAAAGTGTAAATACTGAGAGGAGCCACTCTACACAGCACAGGGGAACCGGAGCTTTTAACAACAGGGTGAAGAATGGGAATGGGAAGGACCGGTGTGCTGGTAAAGTTGGTTGTAAAGAAGGGCTAGTGGATAGAGTGAGTCCCCAGGATGGGGGGCCAGATTTGGGgagtaggaggaagagagagctgGAGGTTTGGGCCACTCTGATCCGCTCTAAGGGAAAGGGTGAGCCCCCCACGGCCAAAGCAGCCTCTGCTAGTGCTGGTCACGCCAAGGAGCTACTTCCTGACTCGAAAAGACTAAGAACAGACACAAACTCCACTATCTCCACAGGTAAGTGGTACATTGGTGTTGACAATTCAAAAAGCGTGAGAGCAAAACATCGAGGCATTCATTCTCTTGCTAGTTCAAAGGCCTTTATTGAAGGTTGGATCTATCAAATATTTGAATGTGTCACTCATGAGTGTTGCTGTGTTATTCCTTTTGTTCCAGCCACCGTTCCCAGCGGTAGCTCCAATGAGCATTGTTCGTCTGCCAGTCTAGACCATGAGCAGCGTTTGTCTGCCAGTCTAGACCAGGCCCTTCTCTCAGCCCTGCAGGGCCGACCCTCCTTTACCTCCTACACCTCCCAAACCCCCCAggtccaacacaaacacacagacacacccgcTGACACCCCAACAG CTTTTCCtatttctctccttcccccccttctctctccccttccctttctctctctcccaggtgagAACAGGTGTGGTTCGTGTTCCTGCTCTCTGTCCGTCTACTCGACCTCTCCGTCAGCATACCGCCTGCCCTGTGGTCACTTCCTGTGCCGCCCCTGCCTACACAGGAAGTCCCGCCCACTTGTCACCACAGCAATGCCCAATCACATCCTATGTCCCACCTGCAATATCCCTGCCTCTTCCAGTAACATCACGCGCGTGCATCACTGA
- the LOC129853831 gene encoding C-C motif chemokine 27-like yields MSFTCSLTPAVTMDLRVMVMLLFLCALAITTTEGGIPKCCVTTSMDIPPNVLRKVERAEMQRSNGACKITALVLHVKGKTFCAHPKVKRKLKKMQRKKGGKQKKH; encoded by the exons ATGAGTTTCACTTGCTCTCTCACTCCCGCTGTCACCATGGATCTTAGAGTGATGGTGATGCTGCTCTTTCTGTGTGCTCTGGCCATCACAACCACTGAAG GTGGCATTCCTAAATGCTGTGTGACGACATCTATGGACATTCCCCCCAATGTGCTGAGGAAGGTGGAGagagcagagatgcagagaagcaaTGGTGCCTGTAAGATCACCGCACTCGT ACTGCACGTGAAAGGGAAGACGTTCTGTGCCCACCCAAAGGTAAAGAGAAAGCTGAAGAAGATGCAGAGAAAAAAGGGCGGAAAACAGAAAAAGCATTAG
- the avp gene encoding vasopressin-neurophysin 2-copeptin → MPHSTLLLCVIGLLAFSSACYIQNCPRGGKRALQDTGTRQCMTCGPGDQGRCFGPSICCGEGLGCWMGSSETARCFEENYLPTPCQTGGRPCGSDSGHCAAPGVCCDSESCVLDQDCLGESRYHSPADHSAGATSDSPEELLLRLLHFATRGQSEY, encoded by the exons ATGCCACATTCCACGCTTCTACTGTGCGTCATCGGACTCCTAGCGTTCTCCTCTGCGTGCTACATCCAGAACTGTCCCAGAGGCGGGAAGCGCGCGTTACAGGACACCGGCACCAGACAG TGCATGACATGTGGACCAGGGGACCAGGGCCGCTGCTTTGGCCCCAGTATCTGCTGTGGGGAGGGGCTGGGCTGCTGGATGGGCTCCTCAGAGACAGCACGCTGCTTTGAGGAGAATTACCTGCCCACCCCCTGCCAGACAGGAGGGAGACCTTGTGGATCTGATTCAGGGCACTGCGCTGCACCAGGAGTTTGTTGTGACTCAG AGAGCTGTGTTCTAGATCAAGACTGTTTGGGGGAGAGTCGGTACCACTCTCCTGCGGATCACAGCGCTGGAGCCACAAGTGACTCACCGGAGGAACTGCTGCTGCGCCTGCTACACTTTGCCACCAGGGGGCAAAGTGAATACTAA